The window TATATTCCATACAGGTGTCAATGCACAGCCAGAAAGGCTTGATTGATGTTCATAAAGATTCACAGCGTTGTTGTCATTTCAAAACACTTGGTATTTGCTGCTCTCgcacataacaaaaacaaaaagcctgtCAGTGATGTTCTGCCCCCTTGCGGTGACCACAGGCAATTAAATCACAGGATTTTACCTTTTTTACCTTTAGGATGTCACCGTTTACCTTTCACATCATTATCCagtctctcttctccttcatcacCATCAGGATGCCCAAAAGAATCATATGGATGCTGTGGTGTGATATCATGGTGATAGAGGCCATGAAGGGGACTTGACTGAGGCATGTTGGGATATCCTGCCTCAGTGGCAGAGTCTGAGGGAAGCAGAGATTCTGATTTTGAGTTCATACTGGTGGTGGGATGCACTTGCTCGTTGTCCACAGACACTTCAGGATGGTAGAAGAGGTGGTAATAATAGTAAGGATGCAGAGGGTCAAGGTGAATGTCATACATTGATTTTGTGGGTGGAGCAGTGGTTTGAGGTTTGTGATACAAGTGCTGCTGCGGTGGGGAGGAGGACGCTTTAAGTAGAGGATCTAAAGCTTCTTTGGATGAAGTTGGAGACACATGACTGAGTAAACTCTCAGGTCCATAATACAGCTGGTAGTAATGAGAATAAGGATAATATTCATCATATGGGTAAGAAGGAAGATTATTTTTGGGGAAAAAGGGTCGTTCAGGAGGAGAATCTGCATCAGCATGTTGTAAAGGAAGCTGCACCTCTTTTACACCATCACTGTCAGACAAAAGTGGGTGTTTGGTCCAGTCAGGGCTATTTTCTTTAAAGTGAATCATTTCATCTGGGTTTGGCTGATCTATGTATAGATGAAACTTGtattcttcatcatcttctgaTGTGTGAGGAAGTGGATCAACAAAGGAGCTCGACTTTGTGTTTTGATGATCaagcaaatttgtttttgagGCCACGTCAGGATTGAGAGGCGCCAATCTTTTGGCCTGGCCCCTAGCAAGATATGGAAAGTAAGACAAGTAGCGGTACGGATATGGCTGCGGAGGATAAGGTGTATAAGGTGCACTTGTTGGAAGAGTGTAAGGATGAGAGGCAGCCTCATGCTGAAAGAACTGGTCCAAGTTAAATCTGTTAAGAGCCTCAGACACTGGAGATTCAGGGTTATGAGACTTAGGATCTGGATCAAGGTCTTGAGGTAGGTCAGGAAGAGGGACTTTAGGCTGATGGTAGTAGTGATAGTATTGATTGAGGGTAGGGCTGTGGGGTTGGAGAGGAAGTGACTCGATGTGAAGTGGAAAACCTGCATTTGAGGAGGGAGAATGTGCAGCACTACGCTTTTCAGAGAGACCTAAGACAGGAGTTTCTTGATTCTGCTGTAGATCTGGATACAGCAGACTTGAATCCCCCATATCGCTTAGAGATGACTGAGAACTGTGGACACCAAAATTCAAATCGGATTCTTTTACAGGAATCTGCTGGCCGTAGTAGCCCTGAGAGTCTAAATGGGAATTGACAGAAGGGTAGGCCTGTAGCCCATATTTAGTGTCAGGAGTTGAAGGTGAGGGAGGATGGGGATTATATTCGTCATATCCATCTGGACTTGGATACTTGTAGTGATACGTAGGGTGAGGATAGTAAGGCGGGGCCAAGTAGAAAGGTGGAGTCCATGGAAATGTCTCCAGGGATGCTGACGTGTGCTCTGCTGGCCCTCTGGTTGGAGGACCGTTGACCAGCGACTGATAGGTTAGTGGGAGTTCTTTAGGATAAGAGACAGGACAGGCCAGTGTGAATGTTGTCTCTCCTACTTGAAGAGAAAGTGTGTATTTTCCATCCTGAAAGAAGACCAGAGACTCTGTGAGAAACCGTAAAGAAGACAACCACATACAAAAAGTTATGTACAAGAACAGACAGCAGATGTCTGAATTCTGTATGAAATCATTCACCATTCAGTATTCTAAACACACTTATGATATCTTCAGTATCAAATACTGCGCAAGTAGAAACAAACGATTTGTCATTTCAAGTTTGGGTATTTAATGTCttcttacttctgtttccaatCTCTATGATATGCCTGAAAAGTTGATTGATCAAGAAACTCCCTAAATACTAGGATAAATGTGCCAACAACAGATTTAACTTTTGTGCACATACATGTACTAAGAATATACTTTGAATGTCACATGAATAGTGTTTACTGTTAATTCACCTTTACTGTGATGCCACATGCAATGAATGGAGCAGCAATAACAATCTCTGTGTCTCGTCTGTCCAGAGTGTAACCACACTGCTCAGCAAACAGCATCAAAGGGGTCCACTCGCCTCTGACtgtagagaaaaaaagtttttttaaaaagtctggTAAATCAtaagagagggaggaaatgatTTGAGTGAACCAAGTGCTAATAGAATAAAAAGTAAGATTTGGCAATTACCGTTTACCCTCAGCGCCTCTGCAGCAGACAGTCCCTGCACTTTGACGGTCATACCATACTGAGAGCAGCAGACGGAGGGTGGAGACAGTAGGCCCACGGCCTGTGACCAGATTTGAGAGGTTGGGCAGGACATCTTGACTGGCGTCCCCCTCCATAGCAGAGGCAACACATAGCTGTCATCCTGAACACAtgttttaacagcatttttttttttagaccaTTACTGCTGCTGGCTAAAACTGTTCACATCCACTCGAGAACACAGATATATAATTAAACAAAccttggtttaaaaaaaaaattaaaaacatgagTCAACAATCTTCTCAAAATAATATAAGAATGTACCAAGTCATTTCAGTTGaaatcatcatcttcatcttaaCCCTGTTACAGCAGCCTGTTATTCTTGGCATGAAGACCATGATGAGCAGAAATGTTTCAGAAGCATATTAAATCAGCCACATCAGAGACAAAGGGTAACCAACATGCCACACTGGCCCATTTTATCACATTCTCCACGACTCCAGGATGGCAGTAGCCGGTTGAGTCACATCAGCAGCAATAAACTAATCTATGCATCGGTATCCGACCTAGAGAACAGATTGCATGAATCCCATACCTCCAGTGTGACATGGCAGGCATCATACTGAGATGTGAGACTGAGGTCCGTCCATGTGGTCTGTACAGAGTAGCCACACTGTGGTGGCAGTTGGGAAAACGGCACAGATGACTCATTCACTGAgacataaaaagacacaaaaccaTAACTTCACACTTAtgaaaatgcacataaaaagaCATTGacataacagaaaacagaccCATGTATAAACTGGAAATGGAGGATGGATGTCCCCAAAATAAAGCAGGTTTATTTGTAAATGGAGAAGCACTACCCTCACTCCGGTCCAGCCGCAGCTGTACAGCTCGTTTCCTCCTGACAGTCAGGGTCATGGCGTCATCTCCACACTCCACCACAGGCTGCAGCCTCTGCCAGATCTCCTTCGAGTGTCTGAGCCACTGACCTCTGATCCTACCCGGGCCttgtaaacagaaacaaaccactTCAGACTTCACAACAGAGaatacagtgtttgtgtttgcatttttgtcacCACTTGGGTCTCTcagtaaagaaaaatatggaaaCTAAACACAGTATATATCTCCCATGATCAGAATTAGAGTTTGAATTACTAAAGAATACTggcaaaaaacacagcacacacaatccctgaagtgaaagaaaatgcaagGATGTATTGATGAAAGTCCGTTCCCACCTGAAatcgtgtttttttttgtgtggcaTACTGTTGTACTGATGTAAAATATTTACCTTCATTTCACAACTGTCTCAACGACCAAATAAATAATGTAGATGAAAGCCATACTTGATATCACATTTGGCatattaaaaagacattttctttacatGCCTGCCACTTTGACTGACTCTACAGCAGCACCGTGTCTCCAGTTCCAAACCTGCTACTGAACAGTGAGAAATGTGAACACTGTCACAAAAAGAAATTCTGCAAAAGAGACAATGATGGTTTAACAGTTTAGAGCTCTGGAAAATATTCATGGTTAGAAGTCTTGTTGGCATTATGGATTATAGAAacttattattatattattatatagaTTATAGAGTGTTGAGAGCTGCCATGTGGAACCAGTTTGAGATACAACCATCCCATGAGCAGAACTGGTAGAATCACAGAGAATAGACATTATACACATTTCAGATAATGGGATTAACTTGGGATATGCTCACTGACAGCAGTACATGGTGGAATCAAAGGAAACGAAATGGCAGGTGCCTTTGCAAAATAAGATTTACTTCAGCGAGCCAGAAATTAAAAGTGATTAAGACCACACTGAAGGTAAAGTGGCAAAAGCACTGGGAAGGAGAGAGGGCACTGAGATCTACATTAAGTAGATGAAAGAAAGCTTGGATTTAGATCCACGCACATATCAGttaatcattcatttataaatttattacatttatataaatCACGTATTATTGAGTGATTGGCCGAACGATTAActgatttaatgaatgaatgtaacttTGTCTAGTTGTCACACTGCTGTTATTGTGAAATAAAAGTACAACTCACAATTACCCTAGTGTCTCGTATATGGACGCACTTGAAAACATTGTGGAGGCTAGCTTGCCCGTGTTTACGAAGAGGAGGCTGGCTTGAGCGCAGTCTTAcactgaagaggaggaagaattCCTTCAGCTTACCTGAAACAGCAGAATCTGACTGGTAGCCTGCACTTGGGACGCTTGCTTTAAGTTGACCAGTAATGTAAAACTTGCCGTGGACGACAGGCTTAATTTTCCCTTCGTTGCAGACCTCATCGGGAGGATTAGTTGAAGTGGACTCCCACTCCCCCTCCGTTTGCTTCACTTTCTCCTGATTCTTGAAGCTTCTGTTGCTCGAAGTAGTAGACGCCATTCTGAGTTTGTTTGTCCGTTCAGGCCTTCCAGAGGTTTTAGTCTGTGTCTCCTCACCGTTGTCCAGGTTGTCAATGTATGGAAGACTTCTCGAGTCCAGGTGTAACCGTCCGCCCCCTCCTCGGCTGGGGGGATGAGTGAGGCCTCCGCTCGTTAAATCGCGCTTCCTGTCATCGTGAAGAATCAAATGAGAGTTTGTTTGCGATGCGTAAACAGTGGACTCACACCAGCCCACTGGAGGTAAAGTTATTGTTGTGATGGTGTAAATGAGAAGGACACCGAAGCAGTAtcctttttgtttcaaatgCATTGCAGATAAGAGTTTCTCTGTGCGCACCAAGTCGCTGGGACAGAGCGAACAGCAGCAGTATTTTTGTAGTCTTCGCACCTGCTCACTAATTGGACTTAATTAGTCAGATGGCGCATGCTCAGTGGCTACTGCTCAAAcgcatcatttttattttcaaggtttcaaataaacaaaaaggtgaaaagtgGCAAATTACATTTACTCCTGTATTGTGTGTAAGCACAATTTGCAAGTACTTGTGCTTTACTGGATTACAGGCTTTTTAAAATTCCATTTCACTATAAAGGGGGACTTTTCACTGCCCCACAGTCATCTGACTGATCTAGTTCCCACTTCACAGGAGAAGAGTTAAGTCCGCTGCACTCTTCAGGAAAGCCCAGATCAGGCTGTAAGTGCTGAGGAGACTGGGCTCCTTTGGAGTGCAGGGGACGCTCCTCAGGACCTTTTTCTTCTCCGTGGTGCCATCAGTGGTGCCCTGTTCTGTGGAGCggtgtgctggggcagcagcatctccactgcagacaggaagagacggGATAAAATCTTAAAGGGAGGGAGCCCCCTCGACCCAGTGTAGGTGGTGAGAGAAAGAAGGATGTTGGCCaagctgtttcctctgctggAGAGCGACTCCgtttcttatatttttatttgtatgtttaattgatctgtatttttatttgatgtccttgtgctgctgtgacgaGGCAGATTTCCTCCTGTGGGACTAATAATGGATCTTATAATAAAGATAGGCTTTTTGGCTCctccaacaaaacaaatactcGTGCTTTAACTTAAACACAGTCCACTTTTctgtccactagagggcagcaacACTGCACTGCACCAAGTCGTCAAATTTAGTGGATTATTTTAAGGGACATTGATAAACGAATGTGGACtcgtctgtgtctgtctgtctctgaaagCATTTAAAGCATAATTTCTAAGAATCATTTCAAAGTATAATTTATAATCTATGACACAACAGagatacatttttcaaaagactcaggcacgcatgcatgcacacactatTCAAGAAATATGTATCTTGATGTCggttttccatgtttttcttaCTATTGACCTTAATGAATAAGTTCATtcttcaacagaaaaacatgcagacgTGTCTTTAATCAAGTGCATATGGCTCTGTCCCTCTGACAGATCTTGTGCCGTTCTGGCGTCATTTAACCTTGGCCCTCATTTCAAATacattcttctctctgttttgtcaaGCTGAACCTATCAGCTGATAATCATCCACTGGGTCACATGGGAAGACTGATTTACCGCCCAGCTTCTGTCATTTACatacatttgcatttcattgtttagtttttatacTACTAAAATTAACTCCCAGCGTTTTTCCCGACCTCCATCTGTTGAGATCATAAATTTATctaatgaaaatgtattaaactcTAAATGttcaatgtatttattaatattGCCAGTGAACTACTTTACTGAGTCCAACAGCCAAGAAAGAAGATCACTGTTAGTTTGCTGCCAGCTCCACCATCTGATAAAACCTGACTCTGCCAAGCTGTGATCAGTTATCACATTGTGGTCATGTTGTTGCCAAGTGAGGACAGGCTGGTTATGTTCGTACAGTGTCTCCGTCAGAAGGGTTGTCCTTCCACGTCAACCTCAAGGTAAAAAGAGAGTTGTGCGCAACCACACGGCCACACAGTTTGAACGCTGCAAACAATTACACTTCATAAAGTGGGtctgaggctgtgtgtgtgtgtgtgtgtgtactttgaGGAGTTGGGGGTTGATCACTTGATGGGCGCGGCAGTGGGATGACTCATATTTGGAGTTGCCTAGCTACGGCTGGGAGTTGTTTTCTTTAGAACCAGAGTGAGAGTACATTGTGCATGTCTGGATTTCATTGAGAGAGCAAGGCTTTGTGGGGGCGGCATAAACTCAGGGGTGGCACTGagcaggaaacaggaggagcACAAATGTTCCCAGAGCGGAGAAGAAATCACGTGAGGAGAAACTGGAGTTAAATGTAGTAATgtcagagagggaagagggaaaaaaaacagagcgAGGTCTACAAAAAGACTGCTCAGGGTGAGGGAGTGAATCAAGAATGAAAACCCCTGGCTAGTAACTATGGAAACGGGTCGGCTCCACTAAATatgaggaatttttttttttttgaatgtaaATGGTGGCTGGGCCACcacaactgacacacacaataTTCCCCCCACTGGAAGCTGTACTGCAGCCTTTGGAAAGTACAGTGGCTCACAACTACTGTACAACAGCCACCAGGTCTGGCTCAGAATagactgctgctgtctgatttGCATTCAGACCAGAGGCAGCGAACCACGAGTGTACATGCTAATACTTAGAGAGAAATTTTCTTCATAAACAATTTCTTATTGAGATTGGGCTTGAGAAGAATAATCATAGAGATTGTAATGTTTACTGTCGTCTTAGTTCTGTTTCACACTTTACATAACCCCTCTGACTTGCAGATCCACATTAAGCAAACAAACCAGTACAGTGATGCAGCCAACTAGAAGGCTTTGCTGACTGCACGACTTAATTCACGTGGCTCTTCCTTGGGTGTTGTACTGTAAATAATACAGTGTGAGTTATAGCTAGCGGCGTGACTGATAAAGAGTTTGGGCCAAAAGAGAACTCTTTTAAGGcagtattgtgttttaatggtgaaaTTGGAGAAATTCATCGGTTATTTCAAGTGTGGCTAGAATCTACAGAGCATTTCAAAATTAAGAACAAAGATCACAGTTTATATGGATAAAAGTGATTGCCCTTAAATagattgtgatattattttttggcCATATTGGCCACCCCGAagcatgtgtaaaaacaaagagtGGGCCAAGTATTGGACAGTGTGGAACACCATAATGAATATTTGCATCCTTACAAATATTGCAAAAACTGTGGGTCATTATAGTCTTAAATTGGACCTGTTTTTTCTTACCCCTCACCATGTTGGCCGTACATCCCCCAGCTGAACACTTCAACTTCTTGAATGTGCAAATTTCAAGGATATGAAAATGCGTATTCCAGGAAatattcctttattttcttactgATAGTTAGAAATAGAGTTTAGGAGGAGTTTGCCTTCAAGTAATCAGTTATTGTCTAAGAGAAGACCACAAAGTGGACATATACTGAGGGGGTTACTGGGAAATGAAACTGATGATCATCTGGAAGATAAGGACAGTGGGAAAGGAAGCTTTGGGtggataatattttttttttctcagtgccTGTGGCAATGTGTCACTCCCTTAGAGGATGATGAGTACACAGTCTAACAATATAcacgtgtttgtttttcacaagaAACTGCGGTTATGTGTCACTACTTCTGGAAGTAGATGAGAGAATGAGAATGTGAATATACATATGAACATGTATGTAGGTGTGCGTGTTGGTACATGTGAGAATGTATGTGTCTCACTCCTCCACTGACATGCCTGCACTGTAGCTCATCATCACACTTGTAGTAGGGATGGGGGGCGATAGTCGACTTTTCCAATTAGTGAACAGCCTGGGGTGAGGTGAGAGTTTCCACACAAAAAGCCACCGACAGTGGCAGGGTGTTTGCCCTGCCCCATTCAaacgaacacacacatccaaagtGTTTGAAGTTATCCGTGCAAATCCTGTAAATACacacttgtgttgtttttataataGGAGTTTAGAAATCTCAGGGCAGGGTGTGACATTGTGTAAGACATAGAAGGAATGAGCAGACACAGTCAACCACAGACAGGCAACTTTACTATTGTGTAAAGCAGCAGTGACTTGGCTGTGGTCACACTCACTCCCCTGGTATGTAGGCACCACTCTGCTGCCTTTGTTTCACACAGTCCTGTTGAAATAGTCACTCACTGAGACTCCTCACAAACACCTTAATTAAAGGATTTTGACATTACTCAACTGAAAATAGCAATCTGTCCTCCTATAGTCAGTGTTTGTCTATCAACATCTAATTTATATTCTTGGCATTTAGATGATGCTCTTTGTCAGGATAATTTAACATGTGCCAAAGAGATGGATGTCTAACATCGCCAGCTTTCTAAACAAACAGCCATTAAGAATGTCAGACTCAGTGTCACTGTTTAAGACTGAAGATCTGACAAGTAACCTATGATGGAGGAGTGcttgctgaagaaaagcagattgTCAGAGTGTAGCACAGTTAAGCTCGGCGttttttcagtcacttttgAAAAACAGATTCAGGTCTGCATTCAGCTCTTTAATGACCCCATAGTGTGCAGTAAACCCAGTGCTGGAACAGAACCACCCTGAGTCTGCCAACCCTGAGAAAGTATTTCAAGGAATCAACATTAATACTTGTGTACACAGCACTTTGCAGAACAAACAATATCACAACTGTTCCAAGTGATCTTTCATGACTCTGGTTTTTCCAGTACTGATCAGCAGTGGCACTATGACAAAAGGCTGACTGTTGAACAAGCCACCTCATTGGTCTTCTTCAGAGGTTACACAGGCATGTGATTTGTCAATGTGCGTTTGGATCCAAAAAACGTGTTGCAGCTCAGCTCCTGCTCCGCCCCCTGATACATACAGCAGTAGACAGGGGCATAGTCAAATACTCACTAAGTAatgatgactgactgatgtATGACTCATGGCATTTCCTCTTCTGGCAAAATACCAATAACTGAAAAAAGCCTGATTCTTGCATAACCCAAATGACAAAAAGTAGGCATGTGTACTGGTTTCACTCAGTAGCTATGATGAGTGGAACAGGCTGGAGGGAGTGCCGTATCACACTGCATGGTAAAATACAAACCTTGGTTTACTTCACAAGGTGGGGTTGACACGCCCAGAACAGAATCAGGTTCGACCACATTCCCCGTTCCCACTCCTGTCTTattctcagtctgtctctgtctcatgcTTTTCTATGTTCTGTCACATCTTTAAATTGTGTCTCACAAACAGCTGGAATCATAGATTTATCTCTATGTCGCTgtattacaaaaacaaaacaaaactaaagtcAAACTGGTCCTGATGTGAGAGCAAACGCCTCATCCTTGCATGCGAGGGAGTCTGTCAGGTTGGGTGgagctgtttgtgttggtgATGGATTTTTGGTATGATGTGGCAGATGTAGCATACACTTTGAGCACTATATCCCAAACCTGCACTGCAGAATTTCAAAGGACCGACTGACtctgtgtaaaacaaacatacaatCATTTGCAGATGAactcatgtgtttgacaaagtggtgaacctcacccCATTCTTGCCTGTGAGCGACTGAGCCTACCCAGTGATGTTACTATCagctgttaccaatgaacctgtttatcagtgaaatgttccaaacaagtgttgttgttgttttttagcaATACATAACtttctaattgtttttttgttttacatcaaAAAGAAGCAACAGGAAAGGTGTCTGAAATTCAGACTGTTCGACATGAATAGATAGACATTCAGCTTTTGTAAGTGGtagaaggggggggggggggggggcgttgGCTATTTACTGTGGCTTCCACAGAGTTTGATTGTGCTGTCATGGAAATCAGTGATGTGCATGAGGTGCAGAAACCTGAGGTGTTGCCATGGCAGAGGCATCATTTAGTTTAACATTTCAGCGCTGGCTATGTTTAGCATTCCAGCTTTGTGAGTCCCTCTGCTTAATACGAAAAAGGTTATTTTCCATGACAACCACATTAAAGCACAAGATTCTTCTTAGCTTTCAACAAACGAGAAGTGTCTTGGTTTCATTCAGAGATGacatgcagcagtgtgtttgtgtgtgtgtgtgtgtgtgtgtgtgtgtgtgtgtgtgagtaaccTCATGACCCCACCAGAATGTAGCCACACAAGCAGTCTTGCCATAACTTAAGCAGGCCCTGCTGCTTCTCAAGGCCACCGTATTAAGTAAATTATTTCCAAAGCCTGTTATTATCCTGCTGGCTCATACCTGAGACTGAGGCAGCCTGACATGACACTGACCAGGTACTCTGCTAAACCTCTGACTCACACCTCTGTTGGTGTCTCAGCACATTTCTATACTCATATGAGGCAAACAAGTGACCTAAGTCTCCCAGTCTGAAGCCTGAGCATTTAAGTCTGTTTCtatttacatgtgtgtctgATTTTTATGTCTGACTTTTATGATTGAACTCAAGCACTCTCtgaatttctgtgtttatttttattttattcaaaagtcTGCTTAGTCTGTgttcaataataaaacatattacAAGTATGGCAGAAACAAACACTCAAGTTACAATAGTTTTACTTTCAAGAAAAGCAGGTGCGAATGGGACTGTAAATGCTTGGTTATAATCTTTTAAAAATTTCAAGTGAAATGAGAGCTTGTAGTTGTTGCAGCTCATTCCACTTGTGAGGAGCATAGTGAAGCTCAGCTTGAACATTCAGTACAgctaatgttaaaatattttccaactagcaaaaaagaaaagcatgatTTGTCTTGAGGCAAAAATATGATGTTGgttttcagtttgcatgttAGGTGTTCCACTTGGGTCTAAAAGCTGAGTCTAGTGTCCAGCCAGATTCCAAAATATTCATAACACTCAGCAAGTCCAGTTAGAGAATCCTGAAAAGTATGAATAAGGACAGGTTTTGCTTTTGGCGGATTTAAAAACAAGTGACCTAAAATGCAGCCGAACAGATTTTCCCTTAATGCTCTGCTTCCTCTCTTTATGGATACTTTTTGGGAGGTTTACTTCCTTAACTTCCTTCCTATTTCCCATTAAACTGAACGCTGTCAAAACCTTGTAACTTgtaaggcaaaacaaaacaagagacaaacCGTTTCTAACAGTTAAACAAAGTAATTTATTAATCAATTGGAGAGGGATTAAATACATAACAAAAGGGTTAGTGGAATCAGCATTGTAGAGAGAGCATGTGAGTACTGCGAcgtgcatgcaaacaaacaaaagtgaagaaCTGAAGAGGAACTAAAGGTGCACCAAAGCCAAACAGGTGCCTTCAGGGAAGAGCAGACAGAGACTGTTCATCACAGTCTGGGGTTTACAGGCTGGGAACACTGGGACCAGGCCATTTCAGTTGGTGCTGATGATCCCCTGCCCTGCCCTACAGGTATATGAAAAACAGGTAGACAAtaggcagacaggcagggaaGGTTGTCACATCTAGGAAACCTGTCAACTTCTCTACAAACTCGTCTTATTCACACATTCAAATTCATTCAAACTTAACACCAGCATTCACTCGGAGGCTCGTTTACCAGCTGACATTTCAGCTCGCACAAACTTTTCGGCGCTTCCACGTCCTTCATTTACACAGCAGGTGACAATttcaattcattcatttcttgtTCTCTAACTGTCACTTCATGCACATCACTTAGTGCTGACATTTATGCTGGCACTTTGACTTCTTTCCACACTTCAATTTTAACTTTCCCTAATTTCATTTCGACTGCCGTCTGCGCTTCAACTGTAACAGTGCGTATTTCAGctatttcaaatgtttctgtttctacaGTTAGTTTCCAgcagtgagcacacacacattttctactTCTAATTCGGCTTTGACTAGTTTTTCAGGTATAACTAGTGACTACTGTTgatttttcatgttatttatgTTCTCTGCTAAACAGTTGTCCCTGCCCAAAACCTTAACAACAGCTTTAAAACCAAACCGCCTCATAAGACTATAAAATCTAATTAACAGCtgcttttgtgtgcttttgctCCGATGTGTTGtgaaagagttttaaaaatgtgttcagcaTGCAGAGATGTTCATATGTGACCCTGATGTGAGACACCGCTCTTTGGCCTAGTTCTCCGAGGGCAACAGCATTCAGTGGGCCTCACGCTGTAAGGGGAACTTGTTGAATTATTAGATATGCTTAGCAATGAGGCCATACATTTGCACTGATCCCCAGTGAGGACAGTGATTTGTCACAGGAATTTAACCGTGACTCAAAGAGCTTTAAGACGAataagcaaatgttttatgtgttattttgaGATGTGATATTAGTCGATAAAGTCTTCACCATTGTTCTAATCTAATGGACGGTACGGGCTCAAGCAGCGCATGACTTTGAGCCACTAGCTTTATTAGGATCACATCAATCACCACAAGCTATGAAACAATCACGGTGAAGAACATTTAATGAACCTGCGACAATGTGAAATGTCTCCATTTACCTCCTGTCTAAATTCATCTCTTCTATGCCTCTCTGCATCTTTCTCCCCTCTGTTTTCATTCCCTCCATttgtctccctccttctctctcactcaagTTATAACTTGCACTCGTTTGCCCCCACTTCTTTCTCCCTCGCAACCAACAACATTCCTTCATCCTGAAACTCCTTCCTCTGT of the Scatophagus argus isolate fScaArg1 chromosome 16, fScaArg1.pri, whole genome shotgun sequence genome contains:
- the LOC124073179 gene encoding uncharacterized protein LOC124073179 isoform X2 — encoded protein: MHLKQKGYCFGVLLIYTITTITLPPVGWCESTVYASQTNSHLILHDDRKRDLTSGGLTHPPSRGGGGRLHLDSRSLPYIDNLDNGEETQTKTSGRPERTNKLRMASTTSSNRSFKNQEKVKQTEGEWESTSTNPPDEVCNEGKIKPVVHGKFYITGQLKASVPSAGYQSDSAVSGPGRIRGQWLRHSKEIWQRLQPVVECGDDAMTLTVRRKRAVQLRLDRMNESSVPFSQLPPQCGYSVQTTWTDLSLTSQYDACHVTLEDDSYVLPLLWRGTPVKMSCPTSQIWSQAVGLLSPPSVCCSQYGMTVKVQGLSAAEALRVNVRGEWTPLMLFAEQCGYTLDRRDTEIVIAAPFIACGITVKDGKYTLSLQVGETTFTLACPVSYPKELPLTYQSLVNGPPTRGPAEHTSASLETFPWTPPFYLAPPYYPHPTYHYKYPSPDGYDEYNPHPPSPSTPDTKYGLQAYPSVNSHLDSQGYYGQQIPVKESDLNFGVHSSQSSLSDMGDSSLLYPDLQQNQETPVLGLSEKRSAAHSPSSNAGFPLHIESLPLQPHSPTLNQYYHYYHQPKVPLPDLPQDLDPDPKSHNPESPVSEALNRFNLDQFFQHEAASHPYTLPTSAPYTPYPPQPYPYRYLSYFPYLARGQAKRLAPLNPDVASKTNLLDHQNTKSSSFVDPLPHTSEDDEEYKFHLYIDQPNPDEMIHFKENSPDWTKHPLLSDSDGVKEVQLPLQHADADSPPERPFFPKNNLPSYPYDEYYPYSHYYQLYYGPESLLSHVSPTSSKEALDPLLKASSSPPQQHLYHKPQTTAPPTKSMYDIHLDPLHPYYYYHLFYHPEVSVDNEQVHPTTSMNSKSESLLPSDSATEAGYPNMPQSSPLHGLYHHDITPQHPYDSFGHPDGDEGEERLDNDVKVGQHLIFAVPDSVLESAVPPLAHSPEVINVSCTLQRLTSDPDIYIVLLDDCEVNKHMFGRQTVVHLLEVCDIDSLQRDYSSVHEDSPVRLMVECSSSPASQHEVRLHMINQPRPHPVLSTSAVVTVQLRIATDESFTTFHPEAHLPLGLIRGRPVYVEVRLLDPPEPGLVLLVHSCLAYSPAPYASWMLVYDGCPSQGFSQLLHSPRSDHIRRIIIYSFLSHSESPIYVANRGYSHLEDPEIFFLCLTEACSTADGDCTVGCVNSPNSDGRAKNK
- the LOC124073179 gene encoding uncharacterized protein LOC124073179 isoform X3 is translated as MHLKQKGYCFGVLLIYTITTITLPPVGWCESTVYASQTNSHLILHDDRKRDLTSGGLTHPPSRGGGGRLHLDSRSLPYIDNLDNGEETQTKTSGRPERTNKLRMASTTSSNRSFKNQEKVKQTEGEWESTSTNPPDEVCNEGKIKPVVHGKFYITGQLKASVPSAGYQSDSAVSGPGRIRGQWLRHSKEIWQRLQPVVECGDDAMTLTVRRKRAVQLRLDRSEVNESSVPFSQLPPQCGYSVQTTWTDLSLTSQYDACHVTLEDDSYVLPLLWRGTPVKMSCPTSQIWSQAVGLLSPPSVCCSQYGMTVKVQGLSAAEALRVNVRGEWTPLMLFAEQCGYTLDRRDTEIVIAAPFIACGITVKDGKYTLSLQVGETTFTLACPVSYPKELPLTYQSLVNGPPTRGPAEHTSASLETFPWTPPFYLAPPYYPHPTYHYKYPSPDGYDEYNPHPPSPSTPDTKYGLQAYPSVNSHLDSQGYYGQQIPVKESDLNFGVHSSQSSLSDMGDSSLLYPDLQQNQETPVLGLSEKRSAAHSPSSNAGFPLHIESLPLQPHSPTLNQYYHYYHQPKVPLPDLPQDLDPDPKSHNPESPVSEALNRFNLDQFFQHEAASHPYTLPTSAPYTPYPPQPYPYRYLSYFPYLARGQAKRLAPLNPDVASKTNLLDHQNTKSSSFVDPLPHTSEDDEEYKFHLYIDQPNPDEMIHFKENSPDWTKHPLLSDSDGVKEVQLPLQHADADSPPERPFFPKNNLPSYPYDEYYPYSHYYQLYYGPESLLSHVSPTSSKEALDPLLKASSSPPQQHLYHKPQTTAPPTKSMYDIHLDPLHPYYYYHLFYHPEVSVDNEQVHPTTSMNSKSESLLPSDSATEAGYPNMPQSSPLHGLYHHDITPQHPYDSFGHPDGDEGEERLDNDVKVGQHLIFAVPDSVLESAVPPLAHSPEVINVSCTLQRLTSDPDIYIVLLDDCEVNKHMFGRQTVVHLLEVCDIDSLQRDYSSVHEDSPVRLMVECSSSPASQHEVRLHMINQPRPHPVLSTSAVVTVQLRIATDESFTTFHPEAHLPLGLIRGRPVYVEVRLLDPPEPGLVLLVHSCLAYSPAPYASWMLVYDG